The following is a genomic window from Spirosoma foliorum.
TTGAACGGCGCTCTGATTTCCAGGTATTTCTTTAAATCAGCGACTTCACGGTAAGCCGATTTAGCCGCTTCCAGTTGAGCCAGATCGGCATTACGCTTTGCCAAGGCTAGATCAACATCGTTTTTCGATACAGCTCCCGAAAACTTGCTGGCTTCCAGTACCCGTTCATAATTGGCTTTACTACCAATGGAAACCGCTTCCTGCGCTTTGAGTCTTGAGTCGGCCGAGTTCAGCTGAGCGGTTAGCTCAGGCGCTTCGGCTAACGCTAATAATTGGCCCTGTTTTACTTCAGAGCCGACATCAACATTGAGTGTTTTAATGAAGCCACTCACTTTAGCGTAAATGTCTACATCACGAAACGCAACCAATTCACCGGGTATGTGCAGCGATGAAGCAAGCTTGTCTTTTTTTAGTGCAAACAACTCAACAGCTGCAGGTGCTTCTGTTGTTTCAGTTTCTTTCGCTTCTGCTTTACTTTCAGAAGAATGGCAATTCGTAAGCATACTGGCCAGTAGCAAACTGCCCGTAAGTGCAAGCAGGTTATATACTGGTTTATTGATTAGCCGTTTCATACGAGGGAGAAATGTAATATTTACTGTCTTTATCTTCAGGGTCGAGCGATACCGAGTCGGTCGTAGTTTTGTTCTGCACCCAGGCAAATGCCAGTGGCAGAATGAATAACGCAGCAAACGTTGACGCAATTAAGCCGCCAATAACGGCACGTCCTAGTGGAGCTGCCTGCGAACCACCTTCGCCTAAGCCTGATGCCATTGGAATCATCCCAACCACCATCGCAACGCTGGTCATCAGAATAGGTCGCATCCGTAACGAAGCGGCTTCTCGGGCGGCCTGCAATGCATTCCCGCTCTTCATGCGAAGTTCTTCGGCATTGGTGACCATTAACACCGCATTGGAAATGGATACACCAACCGACATAATCATGCCCATGTACGATTGTAGATTGAGCGTCGACCCCATAATCATGAGCAATGTCAACGAGCCAACCAATACGGCAGGAACCGTACACAATACCACCAGCGATACTTTGAATGACTGAAAGTTAGCTGCCAGCATCAGGAAAATAACCATGATGGCCGTGATCAAACCCGTTTGCAGGCTATCGAGTGTATCGATAAGCACTTGGGTCAATCCCTGCATTTTTACCGTTAAGCCACGAGGCAGTTCACCCAGCGAGTCGATTGCTTTCTGAACATCTCTAGCTGCTGTTCCTAAATCAATATCGTTTAGGTTGGCCGTTACCGATAAAACCGGGATAGCTCCGATGTTATCATTTTCGCCATAAGTTGTTCCCTCCTGAAGAGTAGCCACATCACTCAGAACCGGGCGATTCGAATTGGGCGAAACGGGAATTTCACCCAAATCATTGACGCTTCTCATCTGACCTTCTGGCACCTGAACCTGCACGGTATATGACTGGCTCGATTTCGGATCGATCCAAACGCTCTTCTCTGTATAACGCGACGACGATGTAGCGGCAATCAACGAACGGGAAATGGCCGATATGTCCGTTCCTAGCTGAGCGGCCCGTGTTCGATCAATATTCACATTTATCGCGGGTGCTTTTGTTGCCTGGCCAATCTGAACATCACGCAGATACGGAATCTTGTTCAGTTTCGCGATTACTTTATTCGCGTACTCTTCATTCTGTACTTTGTTCTTCCCGGACAGTTTCACTTCAATAGGCGTCGGCGAACCCTGACTGAGAATCTTGTCGGTTAATTCAATTGGTTCAAAGGAGAGCTTGACATCGGGCAACGCCTTTTTCATGCTGGCTCTGAATTTATCCTTCAACTCATCCAGATCAACATCGTAGTCTTCTTTTAAACTCACCTGCAAAACGCCCTCTTGAGGCCCAGCCATA
Proteins encoded in this region:
- a CDS encoding efflux RND transporter periplasmic adaptor subunit, producing the protein MKRLINKPVYNLLALTGSLLLASMLTNCHSSESKAEAKETETTEAPAAVELFALKKDKLASSLHIPGELVAFRDVDIYAKVSGFIKTLNVDVGSEVKQGQLLALAEAPELTAQLNSADSRLKAQEAVSIGSKANYERVLEASKFSGAVSKNDVDLALAKRNADLAQLEAAKSAYREVADLKKYLEIRAPFNGIISARNASTGAYIGPAGKGSEFPLFVLTEQKRLRLVISVPEAYTGYVEQNDAVSFSVKTFPDKKFTGQIKRLSGALDKRLRSERVEVDVINNDKKLLPGMVAEVNLPLPTKTSTFVVPKSAVVNATTGVFVIRVKDHKAEWVPVKKGLEADGKIEIFGQLAEGDQLITTATEEIRDGSPVK